Genomic DNA from Raphanus sativus cultivar WK10039 unplaced genomic scaffold, ASM80110v3 Scaffold2193, whole genome shotgun sequence:
ATTAACATTTAGATTTTAAAGATCTATATATTACTTtttgagagagaaagatgaaacatgaaaaatataaaatttaagctacaataataaaaaaaacaatgacgTTAAGTTAAATCTATAACTTCATTCGGATTTAacaccaaaaactaaaataaattgatGAAACTAAAATCTTACCAATTTTGATAGTCGCATAGTGGGCTTCTGAAAAAGTATGTTAATGAAATATTCTAATAAAGTCTAAAATCTGATATATGTTctcaaatctgaaaaaaaagttatgtatccaaaaacataaaaatagtttcaaaatgagaaaaatttgaaaatataaattttagtttttacataataaaataacGAAATGAAATGGGTTTACAGTGTAAGTCGGGGACGATCATAAACGATGGAGGTGGGTCAGATAAATGAAATGGGCCCCAATCAATAGAGAGAATACTAACGAAAACGAGGCCCAAAACGAAATCATGATCCAACTCGTAGAAAGACAGGTTTGAGGTAAGCTGACATAGCCTATTGGGGTTATTAACTAGCCGTGGGAAAAAAACTGGAACCGAATCTAACTGAAATACACTAAACggaaaccgaaccaaaaccctcaaaaaatatccgaatggttCCTATATTTCAATATTCgaattagggctgggcattcgggtacccattcgggtttcggttcagtccattcgggtttcgggtttttggggtcaaagatttcagccccattcagatatttctaaattttggttcggatccggttcggatctttgcgggttcggttcgggttcggataacccatttaaaatgtttttaaattttcaaaattcattatatactttaaattttcaaaatctataagaaagataatatattacatataaatttttataacatatatgtcaaaataccttaatttaacatataaattggttttctttgaatatttggataaagaatcaattagatatttaactattttggtgttttcagtatactttagctatttcaaacatttacttttgattatttgcgtatattttccgagtattttggaaaacttaaaggtatcttatatatttttaatatacattatatataaaaataatgtatatatttaagtatataaatttattttggatacattcgggtacccaaaatatttcggttcggatcgggtttggtttcggttctttaaataccgaaattttgaacccgttcggatatttaatcaatttcggttcgggttcggtgctactttttcggatcgggttcggtttggtttttcgggttcggattttttgcccagccctaattcGAATAATCGGAATTAAATcgagaaccaaaccaaaaaccgaacggataaaatattcaaaaaaacaaGTTTCAATCTTTTGATATAAGATATAAAATGTCAACAAATCTACTTGGATGCGGGTTGGACAGGAAGAGTGAAACCATTATTACCACTATACAACGTTAtctttttatctactttatgatattataaatatatactagattttgatccgctcGCCCGCGCGGGTGTACTTCTCAAAattatattgctatttattttcacGTTAATATCAGGGCtaggcaaaaaaaaatctgaatccgaAGAAACCTAGTCGAAACCGATCCGAAAAAAATAGTACCAAACCCTAAtcaattttggtatttagagggCCAAAACTGAATCCAATATGAACTGAAGTATTTCGGGTATCCAAATTAATGTatctgaaatatatttatatccataatataatatttttaatttggtttaaatacttgagaatatatacaaatagtcaaagaaaaatatctaaaatagttaaagtatactcaaaacaccaaaatacttgaaaaaatattgattatctatccaaatatttaaaccaaacatatttatatgttaattttatgtattttgacatgttattaaatttatatgtaatatataattttgtttatagattttgataaaattaaagtatataatgaattttaaaatttcaaaaataatttaaaaggaTTACCCAAACCCGagctgaacccgcaaagatcaaAATCGAACCCTGACCAAAATGTAGAAATATTTGAATGGGACTGACATttttgaccccggaaacccgAAACTCAAATAGATTTGAATCGAACCTGAATTGGTATCTGAACGTCCATCCttagtcactattatatatcatatatgtgtcatcatataattaaatgtattttatataaccgtcatataagtaatcatataattaatactattttatatgtaccatcatataaataattacttatattatattattttggactttgtaatgtatttttcttatatatattgagaatattttttaataatagtcATTGGAAAatgttttagtaaaaataattttttgaatatatgtgtatttttgaatcaatttttaatataaataaattttaatttatattttgatttgaaatatgtacataaagtttaaatttttttatgattattttagagaaaaacgTTTTTAAGTAAGTATATTGACccattttcgtatattttaaaacagactcaaatagatagtttctaataatataaagaactttcaatttttttagtaacataagctaattactatttttaatatactgcTGCTATTCAAACGAACCTCCTTCTAAAAATGATATCCATATTTACAaacaaaactgttttttttaactactatccatgtttccaaactaatcttttaaaaaaaaatgttatccatgtttccaaacaaatattttttaaaaaacatgttatccatgttttcaaacaaacatatttttaaatttactattcatgttttcaaacaatataatttatatctttgttttaatattatagataaaatAGACATAGATTCCCACACAGTTTTAAAAACCGGTTGAACCGGTTGGACCGATCTGACCGTTGATCCAACTATAGTTCTGAGTCAATGTCCGGTACGATTTTGAAAacaatgataaatatattattttgagctaaatgtattattaatatattatgttgttttggGACAAATTTAAAATCAGTTAAAAAGGTGATCaacttacaaatattttaattgataaatagttaaatttattattgatatattatgttgttttgtaattttaaaatatttaatagttgatattatttcttttatatactttaaatttataagattgtttaaaaattataaataatgatGGTTCTCAAAAGTGATTCACGTTGGCATAttcaacattttctttttttttttttgaataaatcatttcttttatGGTTAGAGAATATTTAGGTAGATAGATAgttaatgataattttaaatggATAGTTATTATTTAAAGGAATGACACAAGTTGGTAAATACTAAGAAAAATCAAGGGTTATTtctcatttgtacttcacttttaataggatagatagtATTAGACCACTTATATTAATatgttaattaatatattttgtatatactGATTCACATATTAAATGGAAATCCACTGAAACAGAACTCAAACTTCTTAGgagggtgtattcaaccgagagtttcaggtgatttgtattaaaatgataaatcaactgttattcaaacatgaattttaaaaactcatttaaaatccactgttattgaacttgatatttcgtaaagtactctgaaatccactgttattgaaaatattttaagttgtggagttttaaagttttgagttgattttagggtgtttgggtggagtttcttagttaaaaaattaaaactcaaatctcattgttttagTTGATATTCTAgaatagtttaacaaaaatcacctaaatctctacaacttattaaaatcatctaaaactccattaaaaatcaaatcacttcaaatgttaaattgaatatatCCCTCTTAATGTCAGTGTATTCTCTGTTACGTACCTGTCACATCTCTCAGCTCTGTTTCGTTTCTTCTCAAACTCAAATGTCTTACCCTTTTGAGGGAAAAGATACAGAGAACATACAAGCTGGAGACAGTGAGCGTTATCTAGATAACCCACATGAACACATAAGCAAAAACTTATGTACAAATCAAACTTGTAGTCATGTCCTTTCAGTTTACTGCTCTGTATGCTTTAGTCCATTTCACTTTCTGTGGGTTTCTCTACACCTTGAAGTTCTTGTGGCATTTGCACCTACAGAACTGGATATCTGCAAATGGTAGAAGAAAGATAGCACAAgctctttctcttgaattcaATCAGATTGTTTTgcaaaattattattatctttacGTTGGGAAAATCCAAGAGAGGAATACTAAGAAAACCTATCCCCTACtgcctatatattaaaggagaaataTTTTTAAGGGATTTCCTTAAACGGATTGATGAGGTCGATGACGTGTATTCACGACATGTCTTTATTTCAGAAAAATCTGACGTGTCAACTCGAGAGCGTTTCTCTTCAAAATCATGAAATTAATGCTAACTACAACtttcctttttgaaaatttagcTGCATAATATGTCGATGGAAGAAGCTTTTACGTGAAAAACTACATCTTTCAACTGCATATCGAACCTTAAACAAAAGGGAAAATAGAAAAAGTTTGAGTTCTATGGAAAATCTGGTTTAAGCTAGGTGTTTTTGTAGTCAAAACAGAATAAAACAGAATGGAGTTTTGCTGTTTCAGAAACGAAACACATTGATAGAAAAATTAGGTGGGCGCTTGTATCACCTTCGTGTTGTGATGATAGTTCTTAATGATCAAGTTGATGAAAAGCCAATTGGGTCTAGAGAGTCATTGTGAAAATAGTTATTATCTATCACTTGGAATCATCAAACTCACGTACAATGCCGATGTTCTAAGTCGAAGAGATTATTTGTGAATTGTGATAATAAGATTTAGTTAAGTCAACTTGCAAAGACAAAGGACAAAACTTTGTACTAACATTCATTTTCTGATCTTTCAATTTGCAAAGAAAAAGCTCATAGTATGTTTTTCTACTATCTCTAAATTGTTTCGTGCTACAAAAGTTCTACCCGTTTACACATAGGTTCTCAGCATGTCCCCTCGGTAGCCAGTCCACCCAGAAACTCAAAATGTATAAGATTCTGATCCTGAACATTCAATCCTACAAAGACAAAGCTCTCAAAGATCAGTTTTAAAAGTTTCACCGATTATACAAAGCTTCTACAGGGACATTGTACGTGAGTTTAGCAACAGTGCTCCAATGTACTGTGAGTTAATACATTAGTTAAACCTGGAAAGACAAAGCTCTTACATATCAGTTTTTGTGCTAAACCTTGCCACCCGTTATAAAAGAGAGTATTGTTTAGTTTAGAGTGTTCCATATCAAAATGAACATGCTGCAAAGGTTGAATGATCAGTGTTTGTGCTAGAAATTGTAAAACCTTTGACAATTTCCAACAAACCAACAGATATGTCCTCTCTTAAACAAACATGTCATCTCATGAGAATCAATCATGCAAAATtcaatgtatataattaaatattatttttcatatatcaaGGTTTCGCACCAACGTAATTTCATGGTGTAATTATATCAAGGTTTACTTACATTACATACACTATTTCTAGGTTTCAATTGGGCACTGATGACTCAAAACGTTCATGATATGAAGGTGTAATCATCAGTGTACGTTCAAATACATGCCATAAAAATCTTTTATCGTGTTCTCCTCATGAAATTTGACCATGCACAATTTCATGtatctaatttttcttaatatatatcatGAATTCTTCAAATACATGCCATcttttgcaaattttaaaatatgacatttgtAATGATCAAACAATAAGACGcattaataacttatatattttatcagagtttggattaaaaatattaaaataatatgttaatactaataaaaattttgattacaaaaatgctaatatttaaagtaaaatacaaagTTTCAGGTTTTCGGACCGGTCCTAACCCAAACGGCTTAAGCACAAAATATCCAAAGCTCAAATGGGCTAAGCCCGGAAGGTCCGATTTTTTGGGGCTTATAAAACTAAGTCCAAACCCGGTAATTTTTAGGGCCATGCGGGTTTAGGATGTGGGCTTTGACCCTAATTGACATGTCTATGTTAaagtaaagtattaaaaaaattatagaacatgttttgtaataaaaattcactTGATGACCACATTACgatttttatagatataaaaagTGATAAAAAGTTTAAGTCCAAATCGATCATGTTCATcgtaaatttaaaatagattttggtACACAATttcaattacaattacaaatgcaTAACCCaacatatagatatatatgattatataaagaaaacataactgtatgcatattaaaaaaattcaaaaacatatacatatttaatttgtcaatactatatatttttaaattttattatataagctCACCCTGCGGAAAgcgcaggtcttatcctagCGATTAAGTTAATGGATCAgaatgtgttttggtttaaaaattgttgaataccctaaataaatatgaaccatcatcactttcatttaaaacttttgctacaataaaaatataggatTGGACAAAATATGAATCCAAAAACCCGAACCAAATTCAATCTGAAAAGTAGTACTGAACTTTAACCAAAACTGGTTACATATTCGAccgatttaaatatttagtatttagagAACCGGAACCGAATTCGATCCGAACCAACATATTTCGGGTGTCCAAGTATATTCGAACCAGATatgtatacttaaatatattaattatttttaaatttaatatctaaaagaatatacaaaatatataagttatttttaagttttccaaatacctggaaatatataaaaataaagtacatgtttaaaataggtaaacaatactaaaaatacccaaaatacttaaaatgtctattgatttttattcaaatatttaagctaaacaaattttaatgttacatttatgtattttggcataaattattcaaatttatatattatatattattttttatttttttagattttataaactaaaaatatatatgaactttaatttaaaaataaataaatgagttattaaaatctaaaccgaacccgcaaaaaTCCGAAGCAAACTGAATCCGCAAATATCCGAACTTAACtgaaccaaactgaaccaaatgaTACCCGAATACCCATCTTTAATCAAGCGTAAAAAGTTATCGATAGAAAATAGATATtacttataatatttaaatatattgcaGTTAAAAAAACTCACTCCGTgcaaggcgcgggttatcatctagtataATAGTAAACAGTTGTATCCAAAGTAAGACCTATTCTTATATGTACGGTTTATGTAAAACTCTAACGTCGTCTTTTGTTTTTTGGGCCATTAAAAATAAACactattcaaaaataaattatgtatcagATATGGGAATCCGAATCGAATTATTTTCAtaacgcatatataatatatcgcAGATATTTACTAAGTACTAACTTTGACTTTTCGGATATATTTGTGAAGAATGGATAATGAATACTTTACTTAGTGAGAAATCAAAGAATCAGAGTAATAATGCCAAAAAGGAGAGAAAATCATATTGTTATGCTAACAAAAAGATTGCACTTCAGTATTTATAAGTACTAttacgtaatttttttttctttttttctggtgttccaaaaaattaaaaataaattatgtatcagATATGGGAATCCGAATCGAATTATTTTCATAACGCATATATAATATCGCAGATATTTACTAACTTTGACATTTCGGATATATTTGTGAAGAATGGATAACGAATACTTTACTTAGTGAGAAATCAAAGAATCAGAGTAATAATGCAAAAAAAGGAGAGAAAATCATATTGTTATGCTAACAAAAAGATTGCACTTCAGTATTTATAAGTACTATTACGCGTTACGTAATCATTGTTCTCTGTAGAACTGTTCAACCTCTTGTATCTGTGTATTTCGTGCGAGGTAAAGAGACACTTGTCTGTCGATAATTAAACTATGATCAATTTTCATTCTTTTATCAAAATGGAATGTGAATGATCTGAGGATATAAGTTAGATTCCAAAATTTTGGTCGTGATCTGTTGCAATATTTTGTGATTCTAGCTGctattgctttttttttaagttagatTCCAAAATTTTGGTCGTGATCTATTGCAATATTTTGTGATTCTAGCTGCTattgcctttttttttctttttggtattcTGCTATTTGCTGCTTGTTTGTGTAATTGTGTTTGTTGGTAGTTAAGATGATTTagagaatttgtttttttgattACATAGTTCTGGAGTGTCTTTTTGAGACTTGTCGATTGATTATTCAATATGTTTTTGCATAATTAAGCACTTGCCAATTTGAAGTTATGGTTGGAGATAAACCAACTACGAGTAATGCACTTGACTATCTAAAGATTGTGAAGAAAACATATCAAGATAAAGTTGAAGTATACGAGTCCTTTCTTGAGGTGATGAAGGACTTCAAAGCTCTGAGGTAACCTTCATGCTAATGATTTGTTTTGCTCCTTCGTTAGTTTCACTCTTACTGGaatctgattatattttttatggtAGAATGGATACGTGTGGTGTCATATTAAGAGTAAAGGAACTCTTTAAGGAGGAAAAAGAACTGCTTTTgggttttaatatatttttgccAAAAGGTTTCGAGATAACCATCGAAGGTGACCAAACTCTACCAGATAACGTTGACTTTGACGAGGCAATTAGTTATATGAAGAAGGTCAGGGTAGGTGCACCAAATTTGCAAtgaagaaaattataatttacaatttaattttttttttttgttttaagttttctgagacatttttatttattattattaatatgtatcATTCGATGTGTTATTTTATGGTTTTgctaaatttatatatcaattgATCCGTAGACAAGGTTTCAGGGGAATAATATGCATGCGTACATCTcttttttggatattttgaaCATGTAcaagaaggaaaagaaaagcATAGTTGAAATCTACAATGAGGTATATGTTCATATTTGTGCATTGgaactcttttttctttttcttttgtttaaaatggTCATTTTCATATTCTTGTCTTGGAGGTGGCTGTTCTTTTCCGGGATCATCAAGATTTGCTCGCGGAGTTTGCCAACTTTCTCCCTCACTATAGATGAAGATGATATTATAGAGAATGATGATTCGTGTATGCAATGCATGTCGTAGTTCGAGCAACCCTATCTCCTATCTGCTTTCCATCTTGTTGACTCTAAATGCAAAATTATAATAGGAATCACTACACCAAAACTTAGAAGATTTGTCATGTCCGAGTTTGTCATCTGCAATTCAATCATCATTgatgaattttattttcatgCAAACTAATTGTGAACCATCATTATAAGAACCATCATTAGGTTGGGTTTTTCAATTACAAGAAGGATTTAGTCTCCAAGGAATTCATCGAGAAATCTCACTGGCTAATATCGAACTTTATAGTATGATATGGGTGCTCATGTGCCTATAAGATATCATTggttttaaaattcatttatcaCTGATTCACATGAGTTAGTTAGTCTATAGCTAGCAGATTGGATTACTAGTAAAAGCTTCTTTTTCCATGCGCATGTTGAAAGATGTACTTGGTGCTATTAATTTTATGGAAAATTGTCGAAACGGAACAAAAAAACTGCATGATTGTCTATTTCgtatcaaaacatttttttctattttatctcaCTTTTATCTTTTCTATTActgaaaattaatgaaataaatagttttatggatcaaaaaataataaaaaatataaacaattaacaaaaaacacTAATATACACAAAAGggtatttttttggttgaaaagcttaataaataaaaattttaaattacgtTTTACTAAAAGTAGATTGCGTCTTCTACAGAAAATGAATTAGTAGAAAACAAATTCTAGAttaaacatgttcatctacttTTTTTAGAACGAACAAtctactttttattaaaattctaaataagTGGAATATGAATTCTATTATTCGTTATATAGCCATTTTCCTGTGGAATGCATGTTCTACTTTTATGAAGTATTCTTAAGTTTCCGGAATGTGAAATCTAGAATCTACTCATACGTGTCTACATGAGGTAGAAATTGCATTTAAGATTTTTGTCACTGTTCTAAAAAAGTAAAATGTGTTGTaagtaaagaagagaagagaagagaagagaggaattggtgtgtcttattccatgaataatgatctacttatataggatacaatagcttggagacaaagcttaacttggagtggggaacaagtatatctagaactttccatatggacatcactacaatatttataacacttccccttgatgtccaatATGTCGAAATGCTTTCAAAACGCCGTAGatgctgcctcgttaaaaaccgagattgtaatgccataaccgtctagagtttgtaatgtgtttggaatactgcctcgttaaaacctttccatggtaaacccaaaaacccaatgtggtaaaaacgggaagccatggataggaaaaagagtacagccgcattacttcccctgaaatgaacatcactgaaggcttctcagtgatcgcataccaatctgctgcataagcttcctgagcgtgcatgttggtaatgcctaagtgaagaggtcggctgagttctcgctggatctgacttagagtaccttgacctctccttctttctgaagatcgtgggtgaaaaagaacttggggagaacatgtttagtcttgtcacccttgatgtaaccatctttgagctgagctatgcaggcgcattgtcttcgtaaagaacggtcggctcgtctttaccatccgtgatcccacatgctgtccgaatatggtgtgtcatgagtctcaatcagacacactctctgcttgcttcatggatcgccaatatatccgagtgattggatgatgtggctgatatagtctgcttgactgatctccatgaaatggtcgtgcctccatatgtgaaaacatagccggtttgggacttagcactgtgtggatcggactggtaacctgcatcaacaaaatgctttcatgatattcatggtcgattcggatcatatggtttatctctcttagataaattcgaccatgaatgtctttgtatgtccatgatctgtccggatcatgacatcattcataatccatc
This window encodes:
- the LOC108816612 gene encoding paired amphipathic helix protein Sin3-like 4 isoform X1, translated to MVGDKPTTSNALDYLKIVKKTYQDKVEVYESFLEVMKDFKALRMDTCGVILRVKELFKEEKELLLGFNIFLPKGFEITIEGDQTLPDNVDFDEAISYMKKVRTRFQGNNMHAYISFLDILNMYKKEKKSIVEIYNEVAVLFRDHQDLLAEFANFLPHYR
- the LOC108816612 gene encoding paired amphipathic helix protein Sin3-like 4 isoform X2, which translates into the protein MVGDKPTTSNALDYLKIVKKTYQDKVEVYESFLEVMKDFKALRMDTCGVILRVKELFKEEKELLLGFNIFLPKGFEITIEGDQTLPDNVDFDEAISYMKKTRFQGNNMHAYISFLDILNMYKKEKKSIVEIYNEVAVLFRDHQDLLAEFANFLPHYR